In one Pseudomonas purpurea genomic region, the following are encoded:
- a CDS encoding NAD-dependent epimerase/dehydratase family protein — translation MKILVTGASGFIGGRFARFALEQGLDVRVNGRRAEGVEHLVRRGAQFVQGDLSDPMLVRDLCLDVDAVVHCAGAVGLWGRYQDFHQGNVLVTENVVEACLKQNVRRLVHVSSPSIYFDGRDHLGLTEEQVPKRFKHPYAATKYLAEQKVFGAQEFGLEVLALRPRFVTGAGDMSIFPRLLKMQRKGRLAIIGNGLNKVDFTSVQNLNEALLSSLLATGSALGKAYNISNGTPVPLWDVVNYVMRQMEVPQVTRYRSYGLAYSVAALNEGVCKLWPGRPEPTLSRLGMQVMNKNFTLDISRARHYLDYDPKVSLWTALDEFCGWWKAQDIR, via the coding sequence ATGAAAATTCTGGTCACCGGCGCAAGCGGCTTCATTGGCGGGCGTTTTGCGCGTTTCGCCCTGGAGCAAGGGCTGGACGTGCGGGTCAACGGTCGTCGGGCCGAAGGCGTCGAGCATCTGGTGCGCCGTGGCGCGCAGTTCGTCCAGGGGGACTTGAGTGATCCAATGCTGGTTCGCGACCTGTGCCTGGATGTCGACGCGGTGGTGCATTGCGCGGGCGCGGTGGGACTTTGGGGGCGGTATCAGGACTTTCATCAGGGCAATGTGCTGGTCACGGAAAACGTGGTCGAAGCCTGCCTGAAACAGAACGTTCGGCGGTTGGTGCACGTGTCGTCGCCCTCGATCTACTTCGATGGCCGCGACCATCTCGGCCTGACCGAAGAGCAGGTGCCCAAGCGCTTCAAGCACCCATACGCGGCGACCAAGTACCTGGCCGAGCAGAAAGTCTTCGGCGCCCAGGAATTCGGCCTCGAAGTACTGGCCTTGCGTCCGCGCTTCGTCACGGGGGCCGGTGACATGAGCATCTTCCCGCGGTTATTGAAGATGCAGCGCAAAGGACGCCTGGCAATCATCGGCAATGGCCTGAACAAGGTCGATTTCACCAGTGTGCAGAACCTCAACGAGGCGCTGCTCAGCAGCCTGTTGGCGACGGGGTCCGCGCTCGGCAAGGCCTACAACATCAGCAACGGCACGCCGGTACCGTTGTGGGATGTGGTCAATTACGTGATGCGCCAGATGGAAGTCCCACAGGTTACCCGCTACCGTTCCTACGGTTTGGCCTACAGCGTTGCGGCGCTGAACGAAGGGGTTTGCAAGCTGTGGCCGGGACGACCGGAGCCGACGCTGTCGCGTCTGGGCATGCAGGTCATGAACAAGAATTTCACCCTGGACATCAGCCGCGCCCGGCATTATCTGGACTACGACCCGAAAGTCAGCCTGTGGACCGCCCTCGACGAGTTCTGCGGTTGGTGGAAGGCCCAGGATATTCGCTGA
- a CDS encoding Fe-Mn family superoxide dismutase has translation MAFELPPLPYAHDALQPHISRETLEYHHDKHHNTYVVNLNNLVPGTEFEGKTLEEIVKTSSGGIFNNAAQVWNHTFYWNCLAPNAGGQPTGALAEAINAAFGSFDKFKEEFTKTSVGTFGSGWGWLVKKADGSLALASTIGAGNPLTSGDTPLLTCDVWEHAYYIDYRNVRPKYVEAFWNLVNWKFVAEQFEGKVFTA, from the coding sequence ATGGCTTTCGAATTGCCGCCGCTGCCTTACGCACACGATGCCCTGCAGCCGCACATCTCCAGGGAAACCCTGGAATACCACCACGACAAGCACCACAACACCTACGTCGTGAACCTGAACAACCTGGTGCCAGGCACCGAGTTCGAAGGCAAGACCCTGGAAGAAATCGTCAAGACTTCCTCGGGCGGCATCTTCAACAACGCCGCTCAGGTCTGGAACCACACGTTCTACTGGAACTGCCTGGCGCCAAACGCCGGCGGTCAACCAACCGGCGCTTTGGCTGAAGCCATCAACGCTGCGTTCGGTTCGTTCGACAAGTTCAAGGAAGAGTTCACCAAGACGTCCGTCGGCACCTTCGGTTCCGGTTGGGGCTGGCTGGTGAAAAAAGCTGACGGTTCCCTGGCCCTGGCCAGCACCATCGGCGCCGGCAACCCGCTGACCAGCGGCGACACCCCGCTGCTGACCTGCGACGTCTGGGAACACGCCTACTACATCGACTACCGCAACGTTCGTCCGAAGTACGTCGAAGCGTTCTGGAACCTGGTCAACTGGAAGTTCGTGGCTGAGCAGTTCGAAGGCAAAGTCTTCACCGCTTAA
- a CDS encoding DUF1513 domain-containing protein — translation MLRRQVLTVGSLLLGAVTLGGWKLFKQKDHGPLLLSARDDSDGKHYAVGYRLDGTPVFTTQVGLRCHDIINHPTLPMALFVARRPGTESYLIDLRDGTLLQTVVSQPGRHFYGHAVIHHSGEWLYATENDTTDPGRGLLGVYRFEGERLVHSGEMSTHGIGPHQVSWMPDGETLVVANGGIRTEAESRVEMNLNAMEPSLVLMQRDGTLLSKETLAQQMNSVRHMGIASDGTIVTGQQFMGAAHESSELLAIKRPGQPFVAFPVAEQQLQAMGHYTASVAVHSDLRLVALTAPRGNRFFIWDLDSGALRLDAPLPDCAGVGAVADGFVVTSGQGRCRFYDCRQAPLVAKPLDLPAGLWDNHLHLI, via the coding sequence ATGCTGCGACGCCAGGTTTTGACAGTGGGCAGCTTGTTGCTGGGTGCCGTGACGCTGGGCGGCTGGAAGCTGTTCAAGCAAAAGGACCACGGCCCCTTGCTGCTCTCGGCCCGCGACGACAGCGACGGCAAGCACTACGCCGTCGGCTATCGGCTGGACGGCACGCCAGTGTTCACCACCCAGGTCGGCCTGCGTTGCCATGACATCATCAACCACCCGACGCTGCCGATGGCCTTGTTTGTCGCCCGGCGTCCCGGCACCGAAAGTTACCTGATCGACCTGCGCGACGGCACGCTGCTGCAAACCGTGGTGTCGCAACCCGGTCGGCACTTCTACGGCCACGCGGTGATTCATCACAGTGGCGAGTGGCTGTACGCCACTGAAAACGACACCACCGACCCGGGTCGCGGCCTGCTCGGGGTGTACCGGTTCGAAGGCGAGCGGCTGGTGCACAGCGGCGAGATGTCCACCCACGGCATCGGCCCGCATCAAGTGTCGTGGATGCCCGACGGTGAAACCCTGGTGGTGGCCAACGGCGGCATTCGCACCGAGGCCGAGAGCCGGGTCGAAATGAACCTCAACGCCATGGAGCCGAGCCTGGTGCTGATGCAGCGCGACGGCACCCTGCTGAGCAAGGAAACCCTGGCCCAGCAGATGAACAGCGTGCGGCACATGGGCATTGCCAGCGACGGCACCATCGTCACCGGCCAACAATTCATGGGCGCCGCTCATGAGTCGTCCGAGCTGTTGGCGATCAAGCGTCCCGGCCAGCCCTTCGTGGCGTTCCCGGTCGCCGAGCAACAATTGCAGGCGATGGGGCACTACACCGCGAGCGTCGCGGTGCACAGCGATCTGCGTCTGGTGGCCCTCACGGCACCGCGCGGCAACCGCTTTTTCATCTGGGACCTGGACAGCGGCGCACTGCGTCTCGATGCGCCGCTGCCGGACTGCGCCGGGGTCGGCGCGGTGGCTGACGGTTTCGTCGTCACTTCCGGCCAGGGGCGTTGCCGCTTCTACGATTGCCGCCAGGCTCCCCTCGTTGCAAAGCCCCTCGATTTACCCGCAGGACTCTGGGACAACCATCTTCACCTGATCTGA
- a CDS encoding LysR family transcriptional regulator ArgP, giving the protein MFDYKLLSALAAVVEQAGFERAAQVLGLSQSAISQRIKLLEARVGQPVLVRVTPPAPTEIGRRLLNHVQQVRLLERDLQTLVPALDEEGLPERLRIALNADSLATWWAEAVGDFCADQHLLLDLVVEDQTVGLKRMRAGEVAACVCASERPVAGARSVLLGAMRYRALASPAFIARHFPHGVRADQLARTPALVFGPDDFLQHRYLASLGVDGGFEHHLCPSSEGFIRLTEAGLGWGLVPELQVRDQLERGVLVELLADKPIDVPLYWHHWRNGGQLLAQLTEHLARSSGQWLVPLD; this is encoded by the coding sequence ATGTTCGACTATAAATTGCTTTCCGCCCTGGCCGCCGTGGTCGAGCAGGCCGGTTTCGAACGGGCCGCTCAAGTACTGGGCTTGTCCCAGTCGGCCATCTCCCAGCGGATCAAATTGCTTGAGGCGCGGGTCGGCCAACCCGTGCTGGTGCGGGTCACACCGCCAGCCCCGACCGAGATCGGCCGGCGCCTGCTCAACCATGTGCAGCAAGTGCGACTGCTGGAGCGCGACTTGCAGACGCTGGTGCCGGCGCTCGATGAAGAAGGTTTGCCGGAGCGCCTGCGTATTGCCCTCAATGCCGACAGCCTGGCGACCTGGTGGGCCGAGGCCGTGGGGGATTTTTGCGCCGACCAGCACCTGTTGCTCGACCTGGTGGTGGAGGATCAGACCGTGGGCCTCAAACGCATGCGGGCCGGTGAAGTGGCTGCGTGTGTGTGCGCCAGCGAACGTCCGGTGGCGGGCGCTCGCAGCGTGTTGCTGGGCGCCATGCGCTATCGTGCACTGGCCAGCCCGGCGTTCATCGCCCGGCATTTCCCGCACGGGGTTCGTGCCGATCAGTTGGCCCGCACGCCGGCGCTGGTGTTCGGGCCGGATGACTTTTTGCAGCATCGTTACCTGGCGTCGTTGGGCGTGGATGGCGGTTTCGAGCACCATTTGTGCCCGTCCTCCGAAGGTTTTATTCGCCTGACCGAAGCCGGGCTGGGCTGGGGGCTGGTGCCGGAATTACAGGTGCGCGATCAACTGGAACGTGGCGTTCTGGTGGAGTTGCTGGCAGATAAGCCGATCGATGTGCCGCTGTACTGGCATCATTGGCGCAACGGGGGGCAGTTGTTGGCCCAACTGACCGAGCATCTGGCACGGTCCAGCGGCCAATGGCTGGTGCCCTTGGACTGA
- a CDS encoding imelysin family protein — protein MIRMPLATASLLAIAISLAGCGEGKDKATAPQAPTPAASTATPAAPAAGKVDEAASKAVVAHYADMVFAVYSDAESTAKTLQTAIDAFLAKPNEETLKAARAAWVAARAPYLQSEVFRFGNTIIDDWEGQVNSWPLDEGLIDYVDKSYEHALGNPGATANIIANTEVQVGEDKVDVKDITPEKLASLNELGGSEANVATGYHAIEFLLWGQDLNGTGPGAGNRPASDYLEGAGATGGHNDRRRAYLKAVTQLLVSDLEEMVGNWKPDVTDNYRATLEAEPGETGLRKMLFGMGSLSLGELAGERMKVSLEANSPEDEQDCFSDNTHNSHFYDAKGIRNVYLGEYTRVDGTKMTGASLSSLVAKVDPAADAALKADLAATEAKIQVMVDHANKGEHYDQLIAAGNTAGNQIVRDAIASLVKQTGSIESAAGKLGISDLNPDNADHEF, from the coding sequence ATGATTCGTATGCCTCTGGCCACCGCCAGTCTGCTGGCCATCGCTATTTCCCTCGCCGGTTGCGGCGAAGGTAAAGACAAGGCCACCGCGCCTCAAGCACCGACCCCGGCCGCCAGCACCGCAACACCCGCCGCGCCTGCTGCCGGTAAAGTCGATGAGGCTGCATCCAAAGCCGTTGTCGCGCATTACGCCGACATGGTTTTCGCCGTCTACAGCGATGCCGAATCCACTGCCAAGACCCTGCAAACCGCTATCGACGCGTTTCTCGCCAAGCCGAACGAAGAAACCCTGAAAGCCGCCAGGGCTGCCTGGGTCGCGGCACGCGCTCCGTACCTGCAAAGTGAAGTGTTCCGCTTCGGCAACACCATCATTGACGATTGGGAAGGTCAGGTTAACTCCTGGCCGCTGGACGAAGGCCTGATCGACTACGTCGACAAGTCTTACGAGCACGCGCTGGGCAACCCGGGCGCAACCGCCAACATCATCGCCAACACCGAAGTCCAGGTCGGCGAAGACAAGGTCGACGTCAAAGACATCACCCCGGAAAAACTCGCCAGCCTGAACGAGCTGGGCGGTTCCGAAGCCAACGTTGCCACCGGCTACCACGCCATCGAATTCCTGCTCTGGGGCCAGGACCTGAACGGCACCGGCCCTGGCGCCGGCAACCGCCCGGCATCGGACTACCTGGAAGGCGCTGGCGCCACCGGCGGCCACAACGACCGTCGTCGCGCCTACCTCAAGGCCGTGACCCAACTGCTGGTCAGCGATCTGGAAGAAATGGTCGGCAACTGGAAACCGGACGTGACCGACAACTACCGCGCCACCCTGGAAGCCGAGCCGGGCGAGACTGGCCTGCGCAAAATGCTCTTCGGCATGGGCAGCCTGTCGCTGGGCGAACTGGCGGGCGAGCGCATGAAGGTTTCCCTGGAAGCCAACTCTCCTGAAGACGAGCAGGACTGCTTCAGCGACAACACCCACAACTCGCACTTCTACGACGCCAAAGGCATTCGTAACGTGTACCTGGGCGAGTACACCCGCGTAGACGGCACCAAAATGACCGGCGCCAGCCTGTCGTCGCTGGTGGCTAAAGTCGACCCGGCAGCCGACGCAGCGCTCAAGGCCGACCTGGCCGCAACCGAAGCCAAGATCCAGGTCATGGTTGACCACGCCAACAAGGGTGAGCACTACGACCAGTTGATCGCAGCAGGCAATACCGCTGGCAACCAGATCGTCCGTGACGCCATCGCCTCCCTGGTCAAGCAGACCGGTTCGATCGAATCGGCTGCCGGCAAACTGGGTATCAGCGACCTGAACCCGGACAACGCTGATCACGAGTTCTGA
- a CDS encoding EAL domain-containing protein — MKLELKNSLSVKLLRVVLLSALIVGVVLSCAQIVFDAYKTHQAVANDAQRILDMFRDPSTQAVYSLDREMGMQVIEGLFQDDAVRMASIGHPNETMLAQKSRELQHSHSRWLTDLILGKERTFTTQLVGRGPYSEYYGDLSITLDTATYGQGFIISSVIIFISGVLRALAMGLVLYLVYHWLLTKPLSRIIEHLTTINPDRPSEHKIPLLKGHEKNELGIWINTANQLLESIERNTHLRHEAENSLLRMAQYDFLTGLPNRQQLQQQLDKILVDAGRLQRRVAVLCVGLDDFKGINEQFSYQTGDQLLLALADRLRAHSGRLGALARLGGDQFALVQADIEQPYEAAELAQSILDDLEAAFALDHQEIRLRATIGITLFPEDGDSTEKLLQKAEQTMTLAKTRSRNRYQFYIASVDSEMRRRRELEKDLRDALTREQFYLVYQPQISYRDHRVVGVEALIRWQHPEHGLVPPDLFIPLAEQNGTIIAIGEWVLDQACRQLREWHDQGFVDLRMAVNLSTVQLHHAELPRVVNNLLQIYRLPPRSLELEVTETGLMEDISTAAQHLLSLRRSGALIAIDDFGTGYSSLSYLKSLPLDKIKIDKSFVQDLLDDDDDATIVRAIIQLGKSLGMQVIAEGVETAEQEAYIISEGCHEGQGYHYSKPLPARELSAYLKQAQRTHALPL; from the coding sequence TTGAAGCTGGAACTCAAGAACAGCTTGTCGGTGAAGTTGCTCCGGGTCGTGCTCCTTTCGGCATTGATCGTCGGCGTCGTCTTGAGCTGCGCGCAGATCGTTTTCGACGCCTATAAAACACACCAGGCCGTGGCCAACGACGCCCAGCGTATCCTCGACATGTTCCGCGACCCCTCGACCCAGGCCGTTTACAGCCTCGACCGGGAAATGGGCATGCAAGTGATCGAAGGCCTGTTTCAGGATGATGCTGTGCGCATGGCGTCCATCGGCCATCCCAACGAAACCATGCTCGCGCAAAAGTCCCGCGAACTGCAGCACTCCCACAGCCGCTGGCTGACGGACCTGATCCTGGGCAAGGAACGCACCTTCACCACCCAACTGGTGGGTCGTGGCCCTTACAGCGAGTACTACGGCGACCTGAGCATCACCCTCGACACGGCCACCTACGGCCAAGGGTTTATCATCAGTTCGGTGATCATTTTCATCTCCGGCGTACTGCGCGCCCTGGCCATGGGCCTGGTGCTGTACCTGGTGTATCACTGGCTGCTGACCAAACCGCTGTCGCGCATCATCGAGCACCTGACCACCATCAATCCCGACCGCCCCAGCGAGCACAAGATCCCGCTGCTCAAGGGCCACGAAAAGAACGAACTGGGGATCTGGATCAACACCGCCAACCAGTTGCTTGAATCCATCGAGCGCAACACGCACCTGCGCCACGAAGCGGAAAACAGCCTGTTGCGCATGGCGCAGTACGACTTCCTCACCGGGCTCCCCAACCGCCAGCAATTGCAGCAGCAACTGGACAAGATCCTGGTGGACGCCGGTCGCCTGCAACGGCGGGTGGCGGTGCTGTGTGTAGGCTTGGACGATTTCAAAGGCATCAACGAACAATTCAGCTACCAGACCGGCGACCAGTTGCTGCTGGCCCTGGCCGACCGCCTGCGCGCCCATAGCGGTCGCCTCGGCGCCCTCGCCCGCTTGGGCGGCGATCAGTTCGCGCTGGTCCAGGCCGACATCGAGCAACCCTACGAGGCCGCGGAGCTGGCGCAAAGCATCCTCGACGACCTCGAAGCGGCGTTCGCCCTCGACCACCAGGAAATTCGCCTGCGGGCCACTATCGGTATCACCCTGTTCCCGGAGGATGGCGACAGCACCGAGAAGCTGTTGCAGAAAGCCGAACAGACCATGACCCTGGCCAAGACCCGCTCACGCAACCGCTATCAGTTCTACATTGCCAGTGTCGACAGTGAGATGCGCCGCCGCCGCGAACTGGAAAAAGACCTGCGCGACGCGCTCACCCGCGAGCAGTTTTACCTGGTCTACCAGCCGCAGATCAGCTATCGCGATCACCGGGTGGTGGGCGTCGAAGCCTTGATTCGCTGGCAGCATCCCGAACACGGCCTGGTGCCGCCGGACCTGTTCATTCCGCTGGCCGAACAAAACGGCACGATCATCGCCATCGGTGAATGGGTGCTGGACCAGGCCTGCCGGCAACTGCGCGAATGGCACGACCAGGGCTTCGTCGACCTGCGCATGGCCGTCAACCTGTCTACCGTGCAGTTGCACCACGCCGAGCTGCCGCGCGTGGTCAACAACCTGCTGCAAATCTATCGCCTGCCGCCACGCAGCCTGGAGCTGGAAGTCACCGAAACCGGCCTGATGGAAGACATCAGCACCGCCGCCCAGCACCTGCTGAGCCTGCGCCGTTCAGGCGCGCTGATTGCCATCGATGACTTCGGCACCGGCTACTCGTCGCTCAGCTACCTCAAGAGCCTGCCGCTGGACAAGATCAAGATCGACAAGAGCTTTGTGCAGGACCTGCTCGATGACGACGACGATGCGACCATCGTTCGGGCGATCATCCAGTTGGGCAAGAGCCTGGGCATGCAAGTCATTGCCGAAGGGGTCGAAACCGCCGAGCAAGAGGCCTACATCATTTCCGAAGGCTGCCACGAGGGTCAGGGCTATCACTACAGCAAACCGCTGCCGGCCCGGGAGTTGAGCGCCTACCTCAAGCAAGCCCAGCGTACTCATGCCCTGCCCCTGTGA
- a CDS encoding imelysin family protein: MFRPKLLFTSLAALALGACSPQDPQAVTSAAIAKQVILPTYSRWVDADRQLAVSALAYCEGKSDLQTARADFLHAQKAWAELQPLLVGPLAEGNRSWQVQFWPDKKNLVGRQVEQLVNAQPQIDAAALAKSSVVVQGLSAYEYILFDDKANVADAAQKARYCPLLSAIGERQKLLAEEILASWNSTDGMLAQMTKFPNQRYADSHEAIADLLRAQVTALDTLKKKLGTPMGRQTKGIPQPFQADAWRSQSSLQSLEASLAAAQTVWAGVDNKGLRGLLPTEQKALADKIDAAYAASLKLFASSQRSLTEMLADDAGRQQLNDLYDSLNVVHRLHEGELAKALGIQLGFNANDGD, translated from the coding sequence ATGTTTCGTCCCAAGTTGTTGTTCACCAGCCTTGCCGCACTCGCCCTGGGTGCCTGCTCCCCCCAAGACCCACAAGCCGTCACGTCGGCAGCCATCGCCAAGCAAGTGATCCTGCCGACCTACAGCCGCTGGGTCGACGCCGACCGCCAGTTGGCCGTGAGTGCGCTGGCCTACTGCGAAGGCAAGTCGGACCTGCAAACCGCTCGCGCCGACTTCCTCCACGCACAAAAAGCCTGGGCCGAGTTGCAACCGCTGCTGGTCGGTCCGCTGGCCGAAGGCAACCGCTCGTGGCAGGTGCAATTCTGGCCGGACAAGAAAAACCTGGTCGGCCGTCAGGTCGAGCAACTGGTCAACGCCCAGCCGCAGATTGACGCCGCCGCACTGGCCAAATCCAGTGTCGTCGTCCAGGGCCTCTCGGCCTACGAATACATTTTGTTCGACGACAAGGCCAACGTGGCCGACGCCGCGCAAAAGGCCCGTTACTGCCCTCTGCTGAGCGCCATCGGCGAACGTCAGAAACTGCTCGCCGAAGAGATCCTGGCCAGCTGGAACAGCACCGACGGCATGCTCGCCCAGATGACCAAGTTCCCGAACCAGCGTTACGCCGACTCCCACGAGGCCATCGCCGATCTGCTGCGTGCTCAAGTGACCGCGCTCGACACCCTGAAGAAAAAACTCGGCACGCCGATGGGTCGCCAGACCAAGGGCATTCCACAGCCGTTCCAGGCGGACGCATGGCGTAGCCAATCCTCGCTGCAAAGCCTGGAAGCCAGCCTGGCCGCCGCTCAAACCGTGTGGGCAGGCGTCGACAACAAAGGCCTGCGCGGGTTGTTGCCGACAGAGCAGAAAGCCCTGGCCGACAAGATCGACGCCGCTTATGCCGCGTCCCTGAAACTGTTCGCCAGCAGCCAGCGCTCGCTCACCGAAATGCTCGCCGACGATGCCGGCCGCCAGCAGCTCAATGACCTCTACGACAGCCTCAACGTCGTCCATCGCCTGCACGAAGGCGAACTGGCCAAGGCGCTGGGCATCCAACTGGGCTTCAACGCCAACGACGGTGACTGA
- a CDS encoding di-heme oxidoredictase family protein, whose product MPSLPLRLSALLLALGLSACDDAPRFTKAEPGEARSGGAATVRKTDQNAFSLPSANLSPTRRLDFSVGNSFFRSPWVIAPSTTTARDGLGPLFNANACQGCHIKDGRGHPPTASSDNAVSMLVRLSIPDDPAYAKVIEQLGVVPEPVYGGQFQDMSIPGVVPEGKVRVTYEPLPVQFKDGTVVELRKPTLQITQLGYGPLHPDTRFSARVAPPMIGLGLLEAISDADILANAEQQKKAENGIAGRPNLVWDDARQKTVLGRFGWKAGQPNLNQQNVHAFSGDMGLTTSLRHLDDCTDAQTACKQAPNGDGPQGEPEVSDNILRLVHFYTRNLAVPARRDVGAPQVLAGKNLFYQAGCQSCHTPKFTTAANAAEPELANQVIRPYSDLLLHDMGDGLADNRTEFKASGRDWRTPPLWGIGLTQTVSGHTQFLHDGRARNLLEAVLWHGGEATAAQQQVLAFNAEQRAALLAFLNSL is encoded by the coding sequence ATGCCCTCGCTGCCTCTTCGCTTGTCCGCTCTGTTGCTGGCCCTTGGCCTGAGTGCCTGCGATGACGCCCCGCGCTTTACCAAGGCCGAACCCGGCGAGGCCCGCTCCGGTGGCGCCGCGACGGTGCGCAAAACCGATCAGAATGCGTTCTCCCTGCCCTCGGCCAACCTGTCGCCTACCCGGCGCCTGGACTTCAGCGTCGGCAACAGTTTCTTTCGCAGCCCTTGGGTGATTGCGCCGTCGACCACCACCGCCCGCGATGGTCTCGGTCCGTTGTTCAACGCCAATGCCTGCCAGGGCTGCCACATCAAGGACGGTCGCGGTCACCCGCCAACCGCCAGTTCCGACAACGCGGTGTCCATGCTGGTGCGTCTGTCGATCCCTGACGATCCGGCCTATGCCAAGGTCATCGAACAGCTGGGCGTCGTGCCCGAACCCGTCTATGGCGGGCAGTTCCAGGACATGTCGATACCGGGCGTCGTCCCGGAGGGCAAGGTGCGCGTCACCTATGAACCGCTCCCGGTGCAGTTCAAGGACGGCACCGTCGTCGAACTGCGCAAACCCACATTGCAGATCACCCAGCTCGGCTACGGCCCCCTGCACCCGGACACGCGTTTTTCCGCGCGCGTTGCCCCGCCAATGATCGGCCTGGGATTGCTCGAAGCGATTTCCGATGCCGACATTCTGGCCAACGCCGAGCAACAGAAAAAAGCCGAAAACGGCATCGCCGGGCGACCGAACCTCGTGTGGGATGACGCCCGGCAAAAAACGGTGCTGGGCCGTTTTGGCTGGAAAGCCGGGCAACCGAATCTCAATCAACAAAACGTTCACGCGTTTTCTGGTGATATGGGCCTCACGACCAGCCTGAGACACCTCGATGATTGCACCGATGCCCAGACCGCCTGCAAGCAGGCTCCCAACGGCGATGGCCCGCAGGGCGAACCGGAAGTCAGCGACAACATTCTGCGGCTGGTGCATTTCTACACGCGTAACCTCGCTGTCCCCGCGCGCCGCGATGTTGGCGCACCGCAAGTACTGGCCGGCAAGAACCTGTTCTATCAGGCCGGCTGCCAGTCATGCCACACCCCCAAGTTCACCACCGCCGCCAATGCCGCAGAACCTGAACTGGCCAATCAAGTGATTCGCCCCTACAGCGATCTGCTGCTGCATGACATGGGCGACGGCCTGGCCGACAACCGCACCGAATTCAAGGCCTCCGGCCGCGACTGGCGCACACCGCCGTTGTGGGGCATCGGCCTGACGCAGACGGTCAGCGGTCACACCCAGTTTTTGCATGACGGCCGCGCCCGCAACCTGCTCGAAGCTGTGCTCTGGCACGGCGGTGAAGCTACGGCTGCGCAGCAACAGGTTTTAGCGTTTAACGCCGAGCAGCGCGCTGCGCTGCTGGCCTTTCTGAATTCTCTTTAA
- a CDS encoding cache domain-containing protein, producing MRFLHNTTLLGWLLVLCLGQAHAAAKAADDSQAALTLLEKALAYYHDNGDKAFAAFSRQGEFVDKDRYVFVVDTQGVMLASGGPSSALIGRDVSEALGPDLQKAFKNALLVPEGNGIQEAEYRWQNWADGKVERKRVFYQRIGGRILAVGYYLPRASAEQAKALLDKAASDLAKDEKGTLTAINSLKGGFLQDDLYVFVVDLDNQRYVAHGTNLRLINTDFGKIKDPEGKPVGEPILALMGQQDQGEYAYRWKNPVTGKIEDKHAYLKKVDHLLVAVGYYSP from the coding sequence ATGAGGTTTCTGCACAACACTACCTTGCTGGGTTGGCTGCTGGTGCTGTGCCTGGGGCAGGCGCACGCGGCTGCCAAGGCTGCGGATGACAGCCAGGCAGCGCTGACCCTGCTGGAAAAAGCCCTGGCCTATTACCACGACAATGGCGACAAAGCCTTCGCGGCATTCAGTCGCCAGGGCGAGTTTGTCGACAAGGACCGCTATGTTTTTGTGGTCGACACCCAAGGGGTGATGCTCGCCAGCGGTGGACCGTCTTCGGCATTGATCGGCCGCGATGTGTCTGAGGCGCTGGGGCCGGACTTGCAGAAAGCCTTCAAAAACGCCTTGCTGGTGCCTGAGGGTAATGGCATCCAGGAGGCCGAGTACCGCTGGCAGAACTGGGCCGATGGCAAGGTCGAGCGCAAACGGGTGTTCTACCAGCGCATCGGCGGCCGCATCCTGGCGGTCGGTTATTACCTGCCGCGTGCCTCGGCCGAGCAGGCCAAGGCGTTGCTCGACAAAGCCGCGAGCGATCTGGCCAAGGACGAGAAAGGCACGCTGACGGCGATCAACTCGCTCAAGGGGGGCTTTTTGCAGGATGACCTGTATGTGTTTGTCGTCGACCTGGACAACCAGCGCTACGTTGCCCATGGCACCAACCTGCGCTTGATCAACACCGACTTCGGCAAGATCAAGGACCCGGAAGGCAAACCCGTGGGGGAGCCGATCCTGGCGCTCATGGGGCAGCAGGATCAGGGTGAATACGCATACCGCTGGAAAAACCCGGTCACCGGCAAAATCGAAGACAAGCATGCCTACCTGAAAAAGGTCGACCACTTGCTGGTGGCGGTGGGGTATTACAGCCCTTGA
- a CDS encoding ACT domain-containing protein — MAGETSLATLLRSMSPELNDGEYVFCTIRDGHLPRDCEIIGSFREQEGLTVILERRQAVKAGFSFDYVAAWITLNVHSALEAVGLTAAFATALGQAGISCNVIAGYYHDHLFVGQADADRAMNVLRQLATNAE; from the coding sequence ATGGCTGGCGAAACTTCCCTGGCAACCCTGCTGCGCAGCATGAGTCCGGAACTCAACGACGGCGAATACGTGTTCTGCACTATCCGCGACGGGCACCTGCCCAGGGACTGCGAGATCATCGGCAGCTTCCGCGAACAGGAAGGCCTGACGGTTATCCTCGAACGACGGCAAGCGGTGAAGGCCGGTTTCAGTTTCGACTACGTGGCGGCGTGGATCACCCTCAACGTGCATTCGGCGCTGGAGGCAGTGGGCCTCACGGCGGCATTTGCCACGGCATTGGGGCAGGCCGGTATCAGTTGCAACGTGATCGCCGGTTACTACCACGATCACCTGTTTGTCGGTCAGGCCGATGCTGATCGTGCCATGAACGTATTGCGGCAATTGGCGACAAACGCGGAGTAA